In a genomic window of Lepisosteus oculatus isolate fLepOcu1 chromosome 3, fLepOcu1.hap2, whole genome shotgun sequence:
- the kcnv2a gene encoding potassium voltage-gated channel subfamily V member 2, with product MLKLKRRRQSLFPNYKIGGSTAAAQDSEEGDQSVPFAKDRSVKQWNSMQELSHDIYDIYANYEDSGDDEKPSFPASKLSSPAKNYMLNINVGGKTYQIAYRVAARYPKTRIGRLATYTDHNRKLDLCDDYIVQNNEYFFDRDPDIFHHVFNFYRTGVLWIKDELCPRNFLEEINYWGVRIKNTHRCCRISFEERQDELNEQLKVQRELQAEVEMEENEELFQDMAFGKQRRKIWNLMEKPFSSVTAKLMAVASSFFVLVSLVAMTLNTVEEMQYRTHTGQLSGKTYLEFVETFCIAFFTMEYLLRLASTPDLKRFAKSVLNAVDLIAILPLYLQVFLECFVNEDYGKHDQDIETVGRVGKVGQVLRIMRLMRIFRILKLARHSTGLRAFGFTLRQCYQQVGCLFLFIAMGIFTFSAMVYSVEHDVHETNFTSIPHAWWWAAVSISTVGYGDMFPETHLGRIFAFACISFGIILNGMPISILYNKFSDYYAKLKAHEYTSNLKHRGKVKFTKRAAKKITECCGDQTHR from the exons atgctcaaactgaaacGAAGAAGACAAAGTCTTTTCCCAAACTATAAAATTGGAGGGTCCACTGCAGCTGCTCAAGATTCTGAGGAGGGTGACCAAAGTGTACCTTTTGCCAAGGACAGGAGTGTGAAGCAATGGAATTCCATGCAAGAGTTAAGTCATGATATATATGATATTTATGCCAATTATGAGGACTCTGGTGATGACGAAAAACCCTCTTTCCCTGCATCAAAGCTCAGCTCACCTGCTAAGAACTATATGCTCAACATCAATGTTGGTGGGAAAACATACCAGATCGCCTACAGAGTAGCGGCTAGGTATCCAAAGACTAGAATTGGGCGGCTGGCTACCTATACAGACCACAACAGGAAACTAGACCTTTGTGACGACTACATTGTGCAGAATAATGAATACTTCTTTGACAGAGATCCAGACATTTTCCACCATGTGTTTAACTTCTACAGGACTGGAGTCCTTTGGATAAAAGATGAACTGTGCCCCCGAAACTTCCTGGAAGAAATTAACTACTGGGGGGTGAGAATTAAGAACACCCATCGGTGCTGCCGAATTTCCTTTGAGGAAAGGCAAGATGAACTCAATGAGCAGCTTAAAGTCCAGAGGGAACTCCAAGCAGAAGTGGAGATGGAGGAAAATGAAGAGCTTTTCCAAGACATGGCTTTTGGCAAACAAAGGAGAAAGATTTGGAACTTAATGGAGAAACCATTTTCTTCAGTTACTGCAAAGCTCATGGCTGTGGCATCCAGCTTCTTTGTCTTGGTATCCCTTGTTGCCATGACTCTAAACACAGTAGAGGAAATGCAATACAGAACCCACACAGGGCAGTTGAGTGGCAAAACCTACCTTGAGTTTGTAGAGACTTTTTGCATAGCCTTCTTCACTATGGAGTACCTGCTGAGGTTGGCGTCCACTCCAGATCTGAAACGGTTTGCCAAAAGCGTTCTGAACGCGGTCGATTTGATCGCCATCCTCCCACTTTATCTACAGGTCTTCCTGGAATGCTTTGTAAACGAGGACTATGGGAAGCACGATCAGGACATAGAAACTGTGGGGAGGGTGGGAAAGGTTGGCCAAGTCCTTAGAATCATGCGGCTCATGAGGATCTTTAGGATTTTGAAACTGGCACGGCATTCGACTGGGCTAAGAGCTTTTGGTTTCACTTTGAGGCAATGCTACCAGCAAGTGGGCTGCCTCTTTCTCTTCATTGCCATGGGCATTTTTACCTTCTCAGCCATGGTCTACTCAGTGGAGCACGATGTCCATGAGACGAACTTCACCAGCATTCCTCATGCATGGTGGTGGGCTGCT GTGAGCATTTCTACAGTAGGATATGGAGACATGTTCCCCGAGACCCATCTTGGGAGAATTTTTGCTTTTGCCTGTATCTCCTTCGGGATTATCCTCAATGGAATGCCCATCTCTATCCTCTACAACAAGTTCTCGGATTACTACGCCAAACTGAAGGCGCACGAGTACACTTCCAATCTGAAGCACAGAGGGAAAGTGAAATTTACTAAAAGAGCTGCCAAGAAGATTACAGAGTGTTGTGGGGACCAAACTCATAGATGA
- the pum3 gene encoding pumilio homolog 3, which yields MRRIIVKCDVIGTHGKCVEMEGKNKKTFSRKPGKGRQFKGKPESTGRPAGKWQLKAKTLEKGKKFEKTGAKGGVQKFPRKKQTDGKFAGKRKRPHDAQSEASEAKKPKWDEFKQKKKELKLNRQQSEKKDSYHIISRAKQVWETVRRKDCDKEKRAKLMSELQELVRGKIKSIAFAHDSTRVLQCYIQFGNDHQRQEVFEELKDHLVELSKSKYARNIVKKFLMYGNKQQVADVMKSFKGQVRQMLRHSEASSVVEYAYNDKAILQQRLMLTEELYGNTFQVCKSALCPTLEKVLDANPEKTKSILEEMKQILTPMAQKEAVVKHSLVHKVFLDFFLHAPEKLRTEMIESIREAVIYVAHTHDGARVAMHCLWHGTTKDRKVIVKTMKTYIEKIATGEFSHLVLLAAFDCIDDTKLVKQLIISEMVNSLPNIVNNKYGKKVLLYLLSPRDPAHFLPEIIQVLEKGDGNAHSKKDVETRRRELLEAISPPLLQYLCENTREMVMDKASSVLVTDILGAALGDLKPAMDSVAKLAAEEFVPGGKEGQLHMAEHPAGHLVLKWLIEQDAKMKETGREVSFSRTLLEQVGVQKLKTWASVNRGAIVLCCLLQSVDDGVADEIKCALKSVVPKLKKIENSKGIKALLEKLAK from the exons tgtgTTGAGATGGaaggaaaaaacaagaaaacattttcaaggaAACCGGGAAAAGGAAGACAATTCAAAg GTAAACCAGAATCTACAGGTAGACCTGCAGGGAAATGGCAACTAAAAGCAAAAACTTtggagaaagggaaaaaattTGAAAAGACTGGTGCAAAGGGGGGAGTGCAGAAGTTTCCTAGGAAAAAGCAAACAGATGGAAAGTTTGCTGGTAAAAGGAAACGTCCACACGACGCACAAAGCGAAG CTTCTGAAGCAAAGAAACCGAAGTGGGATGAGTTCAAACAGaagaagaaggagctgaagttAAACAGACAGCAGAGTGAAAAGAAGGACAGCTATCATATTATAAGCAGAGCCAAACAAGTGTGGGAGACTGTTAGGAG aaaagatTGTGACAAAGAGAAAAGGGCAAAGCTGATGAGTGAGCTACAGGAACTAGTTCGtggcaaaataaaaagt ATTGCATTTGCACATGACTCCACCAGAGTGCTTCAGTGTTACATTCAGTTTGGAAATGACCATCAAAGACAAGAGGTCTTTGAAGAGTTAAAAG ATCACCTGGTTGAGCTGAGCAAGTCAAAATATGCAAGAAATATTGTTAAAAAGTTTTTAATGTATGG GAACAAGCAGCAAGTGGCAGATGTTATGAAGTCTTTCAAAGGACAAGTGAGGCAGATGCTGAGACACTCTGAGGCTTCTTCAGTAGTAGAGTACGCCTACAATGACAAAGCCATTCTGCAGCAGAGACTGATGCTGACAGAGGAGCTCTATGGCAACACATTCCAAGTCTGCAAG TCAGCCCTCTGCCCTACACTAGAGAAAGTGCTTGACGCCAACCCAGAGAAAACAAAGAGCATCTTGgaagaaatgaaacagattctGACTCCCATGGCCCAAAA AGAGGCAGTCGTGAAGCATTCATTGGTCCACAAGGTATTCCTTGACTTTTTCCTTCATGCCCCCGAAAAGCTACGAACG gaaatgatTGAATCAATAAGGGAAGCTGTAATATACGTGGCCCATACACATGATGGAGCCAGAGTAGCTATGCACTGCCTATGGCATGGAACCACAAAG GACAGAAAAGTTATTGTAAAAACAATGAAGACATACATTGAAAAAATTGCCAcg GGCGAGTTTTCTCACTTAGTTCTTTTGGCTGCATTTGATTGCATTGATGACACCAAACTGGTGAAACAATTGATAATTTCG GAAATGGTAAATTCCTTGCCAAATATCGTCAACAATAAATATGGGAAGAAGGTGCTGCTATATTTATTGAGTCCTAGAGATCCAGCACATTTCCTACCTGAAATAATCCAGGTCTTGGAAAAGGGAGATGGTAATGCACACAG caAGAAGGATGTGGAGACTAGACGTCGGGAGCTGCTGGAGGCAATCTCCCCTCCTCTGCTGCAGTACCTGTGTGAAAACACTAGGGAAATGGTGATGGACAAAGCATCGAGTGTGCTGGTCACAGACATCCTGGGAGCTGCCTTAGGTGACCTGAAGCCTGCTATGGACTCTGTAGCTAAACTTGCTGCAGAGGAGTTTGTCCCAGGTGGAAAAGAAGGACAG ctTCACATGGCAGAGCATCCTGCAGGGCACTTGGTCCTGAAGTGGCTAATTGAACAGGATGCTAAGATGAAGGAGACTGGAAGAGAGG TGAGTTTTTCGAGAACACTGTTGGAACAAGTAGGAGTTCAGAAGCTGAAGACATGGGCCAGTGTGAACCGGGGAGCCATAGTTCTCTGTTG tcttcTTCAGAGTGTCGATGATGGAGTTGCAGATGAGATCAAGTGTGCTTTGAAGTCTGTTGTACCCAAACTGAAGAAAATTGAAAATTCAAAGGGGATTAAAGCCCTGCTGGAAAAGCTAGCTAAATAA